A region from the bacterium genome encodes:
- the panB gene encoding 3-methyl-2-oxobutanoate hydroxymethyltransferase produces the protein MDMKITVPQIVAMKAKGDKIAMVTAYDYSFAKLIDGAGVEMILVGDSLGMVVQGRKNTLGVTLDHMVYHCHCVAKGAERAHVVGDLPFLSYQASREDAIRSAGDLLKKGHADSVKLEGGEELAETIRAVVDLGIPVMGHVGLMPQRIQQMGGYKIQGRGKAAKKVLRDAKAVADAGAYALVLEGITLELAKEITAEVPIPTIGIGSGPHCDGQVLVCYDLLGVFQDFSPKFVKHYADLKQVVGSAVETYISEVKAGKFPGPEHSFREKK, from the coding sequence ATAGACATGAAGATCACGGTTCCTCAAATCGTCGCGATGAAGGCCAAGGGCGACAAGATCGCCATGGTCACGGCTTACGATTACAGCTTCGCCAAGCTCATCGACGGGGCCGGCGTCGAGATGATTTTGGTCGGCGATTCGCTGGGGATGGTGGTCCAGGGCCGGAAGAACACTCTCGGCGTCACTCTCGACCACATGGTTTATCATTGCCACTGCGTGGCCAAGGGCGCCGAGCGGGCCCACGTGGTCGGCGACCTGCCCTTCCTTTCCTACCAGGCCTCCCGGGAGGACGCGATCCGCTCGGCCGGCGACCTGCTCAAGAAGGGCCACGCCGATTCGGTCAAGCTCGAGGGCGGCGAAGAGCTGGCCGAGACGATCCGGGCCGTCGTCGACCTGGGAATCCCGGTGATGGGCCACGTCGGCCTCATGCCCCAGCGGATCCAGCAGATGGGCGGATACAAGATCCAAGGCCGGGGCAAGGCCGCCAAGAAAGTTTTGCGCGACGCCAAAGCCGTTGCCGACGCCGGCGCCTACGCCTTGGTCTTGGAGGGAATCACCTTGGAGCTGGCCAAGGAAATCACCGCCGAGGTTCCGATCCCCACCATCGGCATCGGATCGGGCCCCCATTGCGACGGCCAAGTCCTGGTTTGTTACGACCTGCTCGGCGTCTTTCAAGATTTCAGCCCCAAGTTCGTCAAGCACTACGCCGACCTCAAGCAGGTGGTGGGCTCGGCGGTGGAAACCTACATCTCCGAGGTCAAGGCCGGGAAGTTCCCGGGACCGGAGCACAGC
- a CDS encoding deoxynucleoside kinase, protein MKALRYIAVEGPIGVGKTTLTNLLAQEFQGRIVLEEAEENPFLPAFYKDPHSHAFQTQVFFLLSRYQQQKTLMQQDLFKQATISDYIFAKDRIFAMLNLSEEEINLYDKLYRVLDAQVAKPDLVIFLQASVDTLRERIKKRGIPYEKSISGAYIERLCQAYNQFFFEYDETPLLTVNCTEIDIVKNQEDYKKLLKEILNMRKAKLDKHYVSISSKT, encoded by the coding sequence GTGAAGGCTTTGCGCTACATCGCGGTGGAAGGGCCGATCGGAGTGGGAAAGACCACCTTGACCAACCTCCTGGCCCAGGAATTCCAAGGCCGGATCGTCCTCGAAGAGGCCGAGGAGAATCCTTTCTTGCCGGCATTTTATAAAGATCCCCATTCCCACGCCTTTCAGACCCAGGTTTTCTTCCTGCTCTCGCGCTATCAGCAGCAGAAGACGCTGATGCAGCAAGACCTCTTCAAGCAAGCGACGATCTCCGATTACATCTTCGCCAAGGACCGGATCTTCGCCATGCTCAACTTGAGCGAAGAGGAGATCAATCTCTACGACAAACTCTACCGAGTGCTCGATGCCCAAGTGGCCAAGCCCGACCTGGTGATCTTTCTCCAAGCCAGCGTCGACACCCTGCGCGAGAGGATCAAGAAGCGGGGCATCCCCTACGAGAAATCGATCTCCGGCGCCTACATCGAGCGGCTCTGCCAGGCTTACAACCAGTTCTTCTTCGAATACGACGAGACGCCGCTGCTCACGGTCAACTGCACCGAGATTGACATCGTCAAGAACCAGGAAGACTATAAGAAGCTGCTGAAGGAAATCCTCAACATGCGCAAAGCCAAGCTCGACAAGCATTACGTGAGCATCAGCAGCAAGACTTGA